One Atribacterota bacterium genomic window carries:
- a CDS encoding sulfurtransferase TusA family protein has translation MVEKFDVRGLSCPLPVVKVRNKLTELKEGLLEVLVDTGTAKDNIIRMAVNNGWKVEAKEQGEEYLLIITK, from the coding sequence ATGGTTGAAAAATTTGATGTAAGAGGGCTATCCTGTCCGCTTCCGGTGGTTAAGGTTAGGAATAAATTAACAGAATTGAAAGAAGGATTATTAGAAGTACTGGTAGATACCGGAACAGCCAAAGATAACATCATCCGCATGGCTGTCAATAATGGCTGGAAGGTAGAAGCAAAAGAACAAGGGGAAGAATACTTATTAATCATAACT